From the Sphingobacteruim zhuxiongii genome, the window CGTTTTGCGCATAATTAGAAGCGCCAGGATGGATTGTAAGCGTTAAACTAATCTTATGTCCACCTTTATCATAGTTTCCGATATAAGTGCCTATATAAACGTCCTTACCTACGATGGTCTGCATAAACTCGGAGATATCTTGACGGTAACTAACACTATCTTGCCAAGTTTTCCCCTTTAGCTGCAATCGATCATTAAAATGGGAAACTCCAAATGGCGTAAAGAATCGCATTAACTCCAAGACTGGAGAAAATCCTTCCGTACGAACCATTCCCGGATATTGCACCCCTTTCTCTTCCGTGTACATCGGAAGTGTAGCCATACCGTTCTTCATTCCATCAAGAAAACTCTGCTTTTGATCTTCTGCAATTAAGAATACAGAACCGGTCCTATCATATGCATCGCCATTAGATTTCTCAATCAATTCGATAAAAGCCTGACTATCTTCGCTAACCGCTGGAATCTTGACCTTCTTCAAGATCACCGTTCCTTCTGCAAAACGTAAAATTGAGTCTGACTTAATCCCTGGTTGGAAGCAAATTTGTTCATTGCTGAAGATTGGAACCTGTATGAATTTACTTTTCCATAAGGCATCCTTATAACTTAAATCATCTAATAAGCTGGATTGTTCGGGTTGAACAAAAGCTTTCGGCCAGCTTTTTAGCTTCTCGATAGAAGCAACACGGATCCCTGAATTTCCATTTCTACGGTATTCTAAAACCAAACCCAATTCCTGTCCGATTAAATTTGGAGAGGCATGCAAACCTAAATCATTAGTATACCAAATATCTATTGCATTCGAATTAATCGAAGTACGTGCTAATTTTGTTGGATGCTTCAAAAGCTTCTTTGCACCCGTATCTTGTTGCACAAAACTTAATGTCTTGAAAATATTAGGATCTAAACTTGAAATTGAACGGTCTGCAGATAGTTGTGAGGTTCTATAGCCCTTCTTCTCTTGGATATCTACGAATATTTGTTCTGTAGGATAACGTAGCTGTCCTGACAATACGCTTTCTTTGGTTATAAGGTATTTGTCCTTATTCACGAACATTACAATCGGATCCTGCTTCAACATAGCTCCATCCCGAAAAGCATGGTAGGTAATTTTGTATGTTTCTTGTGCCTGAAGCTGTCCGAAGAAGCAAGCTAAAAAGATTGAAAGGACGAATCTATTTAACATAAGTTTTTTTATAATATCTCTATTATTGTGTTATTTTCCATTGGATGTGCTGTACAGATCAAACAACGGCCATTTTCCACCTCTCGGTCAGTCAATACTTCGTTGTAATCCATGCGTACAGATCCCTGCGTTACTTGTGAAATACATGTACTGCACATCCCCGATTTACAGGAATAAGGTAACTTCAGTTTATGTGCTAGACCTACATCCAAAACACTTCGATCATAAGGTACCGTCAGCAAATGATCTTCTCCTTTAAATCGGATGACGATATCATAGCTAGTCATATCAACTGGTTCTTCGTCTTTTTCATCCTCATCTTCTTCCTCTTCTGGAAAATGGAAAGTTTCACGTTTAATATGATCATCAGGAATCCCCATCCCTAATAGCGTAAATCGACACAAATCCATGTAGAAAAGTGGGCCACAGGTATAAAATAAATCTTCGGCTCCCCCACTGTTATACTTTTTAACAAGTTCTAAAATATAATCTCTATTTAATCGAGCCTTCAGCAAGTTCTTCGTATTCGACCATATCCATTCTATATGCAAACGATCTGG encodes:
- a CDS encoding PNGase F N-terminal domain-containing protein, which gives rise to MLNRFVLSIFLACFFGQLQAQETYKITYHAFRDGAMLKQDPIVMFVNKDKYLITKESVLSGQLRYPTEQIFVDIQEKKGYRTSQLSADRSISSLDPNIFKTLSFVQQDTGAKKLLKHPTKLARTSINSNAIDIWYTNDLGLHASPNLIGQELGLVLEYRRNGNSGIRVASIEKLKSWPKAFVQPEQSSLLDDLSYKDALWKSKFIQVPIFSNEQICFQPGIKSDSILRFAEGTVILKKVKIPAVSEDSQAFIELIEKSNGDAYDRTGSVFLIAEDQKQSFLDGMKNGMATLPMYTEEKGVQYPGMVRTEGFSPVLELMRFFTPFGVSHFNDRLQLKGKTWQDSVSYRQDISEFMQTIVGKDVYIGTYIGNYDKGGHKISLTLTIHPGASNYAQNAKVMPLFNTTNIMEMGGQGYPTMYAYEQGLEVKFKLDQDLKNVKLRYITTGHGGWGNGDEFVPKANSIYLDTELKMKFTPWRLDCGSYRLYNPVSGNFENGLSSSDLSRSNWCPGTITNPVFIDLGDLSAGEHTIRVHIPQGPKEGDSQSFWNTSGCLVYQ
- a CDS encoding ferredoxin--NADP reductase, whose amino-acid sequence is MYNFKISEIIPHPNSNISIRFEDLSNDFPKYKAGQFLTLSFTFGEREVRRSYSFSSSPDVNEPYEITVKRVDNGEISRLLHHQMQVGDIIEVMEPQGLFVYEPNEDKQRTIFLFGAGVGITPLYSILKTVLVTEANSKIVLVYSNSSKEKTIFYDELLEWQANYPDRLHIEWIWSNTKNLLKARLNRDYILELVKKYNSGGAEDLFYTCGPLFYMDLCRFTLLGMGIPDDHIKRETFHFPEEEEDEDEKDEEPVDMTSYDIVIRFKGEDHLLTVPYDRSVLDVGLAHKLKLPYSCKSGMCSTCISQVTQGSVRMDYNEVLTDREVENGRCLICTAHPMENNTIIEIL